The Micromonospora krabiensis genome window below encodes:
- a CDS encoding ABC transporter substrate-binding protein produces MRPRVVAAAGGAIALAVALGACSKNTGEGTNVDTNRTQTGVIATDPKESQGPAAEVPGAQKGGTFTIIRETAISHLDPQRTYSFAGLMTNPLFARYLTTWKDDGKGGLVLVGDLAETPGTNVNNDCKVWEFKVKDGVKFEDGRPITAKEIAYGIARSFDPDLTSGPTYLQQWLADSADFDTKWDFKKNKTSLPPGLTTPDDKTLRFEFAKPRCDLPFAVSLPTTAPLPPDKDTGVNLDTHPFSSGPYKIAKNQVGVQLTLDRNPNWDPNTDPVRHQYPDQFVWSFGPTADAANNRVIADNGADQSALAFNPVPASLVAKVAGDASLKSRTILSPTPSANQLVINNQRVTDLKIRQALNYAIDREGLIKAMGGQTVAAPLTTLMPPATIGFKAFDAYPAGANGNVEKAKELLGGQTPELVLGVADNTTEQLQGTQLKANLERAGFKITLRNIPDDAKLDEIKKKDNPWDLYIGNWAADWPSGASILPVLYDGRSIKAEGNSNQAYFNDPAINAEFDRILALAPAEQGPEWAKLDERIMKEHAPVVPLFVDVAYHVHGSKAGGVFISSVFGYPSFVNAYVKQ; encoded by the coding sequence ATGCGACCACGCGTGGTGGCCGCCGCAGGCGGCGCGATCGCACTGGCTGTGGCATTGGGTGCGTGCTCGAAGAACACGGGCGAGGGCACCAACGTCGACACCAACCGCACGCAGACCGGGGTCATCGCGACCGACCCGAAGGAGTCGCAGGGTCCCGCGGCCGAGGTGCCCGGGGCGCAGAAGGGCGGCACCTTCACCATCATCCGGGAGACGGCCATCTCCCACCTCGACCCGCAGCGGACGTACTCGTTCGCCGGCCTGATGACCAACCCGCTCTTCGCCCGCTACCTCACCACCTGGAAGGACGACGGCAAGGGCGGTCTCGTCCTCGTCGGCGACCTGGCCGAGACGCCGGGCACCAACGTCAACAACGACTGCAAGGTCTGGGAATTCAAGGTCAAGGACGGGGTGAAGTTCGAGGACGGCCGCCCGATCACCGCCAAGGAGATCGCCTACGGCATCGCCCGCTCCTTCGACCCGGACCTCACCAGCGGCCCGACCTACCTCCAGCAGTGGCTGGCCGACAGCGCGGACTTCGACACGAAGTGGGACTTCAAGAAGAACAAGACGTCCCTGCCGCCGGGGCTGACCACGCCGGACGACAAGACGCTGCGCTTCGAGTTCGCCAAGCCGCGCTGTGACCTGCCGTTCGCCGTCTCGCTGCCGACCACCGCGCCGCTGCCGCCCGACAAGGACACCGGCGTCAACCTGGACACCCACCCGTTCTCGTCCGGGCCGTACAAGATCGCCAAGAACCAGGTCGGCGTGCAGCTCACCCTGGACCGCAACCCGAACTGGGACCCGAACACCGACCCGGTCCGGCACCAGTACCCGGACCAGTTCGTCTGGAGCTTCGGGCCGACCGCGGACGCCGCCAACAACCGGGTGATCGCCGACAACGGCGCCGACCAGAGCGCGCTCGCCTTCAACCCGGTGCCGGCCTCGCTCGTCGCGAAGGTGGCCGGCGACGCGTCGCTGAAGTCCCGCACGATCCTCTCGCCGACGCCGAGCGCCAACCAGCTGGTCATCAACAACCAGCGGGTCACCGACCTGAAGATCCGCCAGGCGCTCAACTACGCGATCGACCGAGAGGGCCTGATCAAGGCGATGGGCGGCCAGACCGTCGCCGCGCCGCTGACCACGCTGATGCCGCCGGCGACCATCGGCTTCAAGGCGTTCGACGCGTACCCGGCCGGTGCGAACGGCAACGTCGAGAAGGCCAAGGAACTGCTCGGCGGCCAGACGCCGGAGCTGGTCCTCGGCGTCGCCGACAACACGACCGAGCAGCTCCAGGGCACCCAGCTCAAGGCCAACCTGGAGCGGGCCGGCTTCAAGATCACGCTGCGGAACATCCCGGACGACGCGAAGCTCGACGAGATCAAGAAGAAGGACAACCCCTGGGACCTGTACATCGGTAACTGGGCGGCCGACTGGCCCAGCGGCGCCTCGATCCTGCCGGTGCTCTACGACGGCCGCTCCATCAAGGCCGAGGGCAACAGCAACCAGGCCTACTTCAACGACCCGGCGATCAACGCCGAGTTCGACCGGATCCTCGCGCTGGCCCCGGCCGAGCAGGGCCCCGAGTGGGCCAAGCTCGACGAGCGGATCATGAAGGAGCACGCCCCGGTCGTGCCGCTCTTCGTCGACGTGGCCTACCACGTGCACGGCTCCAAGGCCGGCGGGGTCTTCATCTCCAGCGTCTTCGGCTACCCGTCGTTCGTCAACGCGTACGTCAAGCAGTAA
- a CDS encoding S9 family peptidase: MDYPELAARTRRFSHGAPRAVSVADDGSRVIFLRSTGPEDPADALWLLDVATGEERLVADPAVLLGEGADPAALSPGERALRERLRLSAAGIGSYALDAAGRIAVFALAGRLFRADLVHGDVVEVAAIGPVLDPRPDPTGERLAYVTDAAEGVRRGELRVIHSDGTDTLLAGEDAGVTWGLAEHIAAEEFSRFRGYWWAPDGRSVLAARVDESRLDRWHLHDPSEPATPPVVVAYPRAGGPNAEVSLHLLDLDDGWVDVHWDRETYPYLTAVSWADGGPLITVLRRSQQHGLVLAVDPRTGETQVHAELADPRWVEPIAGTPAHLPDGRVLVGGELAHDGYDARCLFADGTLLTPPSLYVRRVVGRLPAVAGPADLLVEASDGEPSERHLFRVRTSIGGGVDARRLTTDSGWHTAAVGGDVLVVGAASLDHAGVRWTVWQGDREVGTLVSHAANPPYSPLPLLERVTDRRLPTAVLYPNNYVTGRRLPVLLDIYGGPGHQEVVAARAAWLERQWWADAGFAVVVVDNRGTPGVAPSFEKAIHRRVADVILLDQVDALTALAGKHPDLDLERVAVRGWSFGGWLAGLAVLRHPELFRCGIVGAPVTDWALYDTAYSERYLGMPEDGADVYAHHSLVELAAEPVTGPDQARPLLLVHGLVDDNVVAAHTLRLSGALLASGRPHSVLPLTGATHMTAGGTAERLLRLELDFLRTHL; this comes from the coding sequence GTGGACTATCCGGAGCTGGCCGCCCGTACCCGCCGGTTCAGCCACGGCGCGCCACGTGCCGTCTCCGTGGCCGACGACGGCTCCCGGGTGATCTTCCTACGGTCCACCGGGCCCGAGGACCCGGCCGACGCGCTGTGGCTCCTGGACGTCGCCACCGGCGAGGAGCGGCTGGTGGCCGATCCGGCGGTGCTGCTCGGCGAGGGCGCCGATCCGGCCGCCCTCTCCCCCGGGGAACGGGCGCTGCGCGAGCGGCTGCGGTTGAGTGCCGCCGGCATCGGCTCGTACGCGCTGGACGCCGCCGGCCGCATCGCGGTCTTCGCCCTGGCCGGGCGACTGTTCCGGGCCGACCTGGTGCACGGCGACGTGGTCGAGGTGGCCGCGATCGGGCCGGTGCTCGACCCGCGTCCGGACCCGACCGGCGAGCGGCTGGCGTACGTCACGGACGCCGCCGAGGGCGTCCGCCGGGGGGAGCTGCGGGTCATCCACTCCGACGGCACGGACACCCTGCTCGCCGGGGAGGACGCGGGGGTCACCTGGGGGTTGGCCGAGCACATCGCGGCCGAGGAGTTCAGCCGGTTCCGGGGCTACTGGTGGGCGCCGGACGGTCGGTCGGTGCTCGCCGCGCGGGTGGACGAGTCCCGCCTGGACCGCTGGCACCTGCACGACCCGTCCGAGCCGGCCACCCCACCGGTCGTCGTCGCCTACCCGCGGGCCGGCGGCCCCAACGCGGAGGTCAGCCTGCACCTGCTCGACCTCGACGACGGCTGGGTCGACGTGCACTGGGACCGGGAGACGTACCCGTACCTGACGGCGGTGAGCTGGGCCGACGGTGGCCCGCTGATCACCGTGCTGCGCCGCTCCCAGCAGCACGGCCTGGTGCTCGCGGTGGACCCGCGCACCGGTGAGACGCAGGTGCACGCCGAGCTGGCCGACCCGCGCTGGGTCGAGCCGATCGCCGGTACCCCCGCCCACCTCCCGGACGGTCGGGTGCTGGTCGGCGGCGAGCTGGCCCACGACGGGTACGACGCGCGCTGCCTGTTCGCCGACGGCACGCTGCTCACCCCGCCCTCGCTCTACGTCCGGCGGGTGGTGGGGCGGCTGCCCGCCGTCGCCGGCCCGGCCGACCTGCTGGTGGAGGCGAGCGACGGGGAGCCGAGCGAGCGGCACCTGTTCCGGGTGCGTACCTCGATCGGCGGCGGCGTGGACGCCCGTCGGTTGACCACCGACTCGGGCTGGCACACGGCGGCGGTCGGCGGCGACGTGCTGGTGGTGGGCGCCGCTTCCCTCGACCACGCCGGGGTCCGTTGGACGGTGTGGCAGGGCGACCGGGAGGTCGGCACGCTCGTGTCGCACGCGGCGAACCCGCCCTACTCGCCGCTGCCGCTGCTGGAGCGGGTGACCGACCGGCGGCTGCCCACCGCGGTGCTCTATCCCAACAACTACGTTACGGGCCGCCGGCTGCCGGTGCTGCTGGACATCTACGGCGGGCCGGGCCACCAGGAGGTGGTGGCCGCCCGGGCGGCGTGGTTGGAGCGGCAGTGGTGGGCCGACGCCGGCTTCGCCGTGGTGGTGGTGGACAACCGGGGTACGCCCGGGGTCGCCCCGTCGTTCGAGAAGGCGATCCACCGGCGGGTGGCCGACGTGATCCTGCTGGACCAGGTGGACGCGCTGACCGCCCTGGCCGGCAAGCACCCGGACCTGGACCTGGAACGCGTCGCCGTGCGCGGCTGGTCGTTCGGGGGCTGGCTGGCCGGGTTGGCGGTGCTGCGGCACCCGGAGCTGTTCCGCTGCGGGATCGTGGGTGCTCCGGTGACCGACTGGGCCCTCTACGACACCGCCTACAGCGAGCGATACCTGGGGATGCCCGAGGACGGCGCGGACGTCTACGCCCACCACTCGTTGGTGGAGCTGGCCGCCGAGCCGGTGACCGGTCCCGACCAGGCCCGGCCGCTGCTGCTGGTGCACGGCCTGGTCGACGACAACGTGGTGGCCGCGCACACGCTGCGGCTCTCCGGCGCGCTGCTCGCGTCCGGCCGACCGCACTCGGTGCTGCCGCTGACCGGTGCCACGCACATGACCGCGGGCGGCACGGCCGAGCGGCTGCTCCGGTTGGAGCTGGACTTCCTCCGCACGCACCTGTGA
- the mshB gene encoding N-acetyl-1-D-myo-inositol-2-amino-2-deoxy-alpha-D-glucopyranoside deacetylase produces MTGVTKLPDRRLLLVHAHPDDEAIGTGATMAHYAAAGAHVTLVTCTLGEEGEIHVPELAQLAAAEADQLGGYRIAELAAACAALGVTDHRFLGGAGRYRDSGMMGLATNEHPRAFWQADLDEAAGHLVEVMREVRPQVMITYDPNGFYGHPDHIQAHRVAMRAAELAAAEGVAPDKVYWTAMPLSVLEAGMDQFTESSDNPFAGIEDITELPFGTPDAEIAARIDGTDQHAAKQAAMRAHATQIPATSWLYTIAGSFGGEFMGVEYFTLAVGEKGPGRGPYGWEDDLFAGLSDTGPDRTPVAAAGLR; encoded by the coding sequence GTGACGGGCGTGACGAAGCTGCCCGACCGCCGCCTGCTGCTGGTCCACGCGCACCCCGACGACGAGGCCATCGGCACCGGGGCCACCATGGCCCACTACGCCGCCGCCGGGGCCCACGTGACGCTGGTGACCTGCACGCTGGGCGAGGAGGGCGAGATCCACGTGCCGGAGCTGGCGCAGCTCGCCGCGGCCGAGGCCGACCAGCTGGGCGGCTACCGCATCGCCGAGCTGGCCGCCGCCTGCGCCGCCCTCGGGGTCACCGACCATCGCTTCCTCGGCGGCGCCGGCCGCTACCGCGACTCCGGCATGATGGGGCTGGCGACCAACGAGCACCCGCGGGCGTTCTGGCAGGCCGACCTGGACGAGGCCGCCGGTCACCTGGTCGAGGTCATGCGCGAGGTCCGACCGCAGGTCATGATCACGTACGACCCGAACGGCTTCTACGGGCACCCGGACCACATCCAGGCCCACCGGGTGGCGATGCGCGCGGCCGAGCTCGCCGCCGCCGAGGGTGTCGCCCCCGACAAGGTCTACTGGACGGCCATGCCGCTGAGCGTGCTGGAGGCCGGCATGGACCAGTTCACCGAGTCGTCCGACAACCCGTTCGCCGGCATCGAGGACATCACCGAGCTGCCCTTCGGCACGCCCGACGCCGAGATCGCCGCGCGGATCGACGGCACCGACCAGCACGCCGCGAAGCAGGCCGCGATGCGCGCCCACGCCACCCAGATCCCCGCGACCTCGTGGCTCTACACGATCGCCGGGAGCTTCGGCGGCGAGTTCATGGGCGTCGAATACTTCACCCTCGCGGTCGGCGAGAAGGGACCGGGCCGGGGCCCGTACGGCTGGGAGGACGACCTCTTCGCCGGGCTCTCCGACACCGGCCCGGACCGGACCCCGGTCGCGGCGGCCGGTCTTCGGTGA
- a CDS encoding GNAT family N-acetyltransferase, translated as MLGQQDVGHRIVVRRIVGIREGRPLFSDALGELVELSESHLTLATAQGPLRVPRDEVHRAKRVPPTRRPTAAAVTELELAADEAWPAQTRGRLGGWLLRAADGWTGRANSALPVGDPDRPLPAAVDAVESWYRDRGLTPMVNTPLPLAAPVGAELDARGWATRPPVLVQTAPLPLPSAPPRAGAAAVELATAPSDEWLSVAAGRKGGLPDAARHVLTAVDEVRFAHAYADGTLIGIGRGTVTGSGRWLGLSLIEVLPPARRQGLAARMIRALADWGVATGATRAFLQVEQSNTGAVALYQGLGFTTHHTYLTRAAPR; from the coding sequence GTGCTGGGTCAGCAGGATGTGGGACACCGGATCGTGGTTCGCCGGATTGTGGGGATTCGCGAAGGCCGGCCGCTCTTCTCCGACGCCCTCGGCGAGCTGGTCGAGCTGAGCGAGAGCCATCTCACGCTCGCCACCGCGCAGGGTCCGCTGCGGGTGCCCCGGGACGAGGTGCACCGGGCCAAGCGGGTGCCACCGACCCGGCGTCCGACCGCGGCCGCGGTGACCGAGCTGGAGCTGGCCGCCGACGAGGCCTGGCCGGCGCAGACCCGCGGGCGGTTGGGCGGCTGGCTGCTGCGCGCCGCCGACGGATGGACCGGGCGGGCCAACTCCGCGTTGCCGGTCGGCGACCCGGACCGGCCACTGCCGGCGGCGGTGGACGCGGTCGAGAGCTGGTACCGCGACCGCGGGCTCACCCCCATGGTCAACACCCCGCTGCCGCTCGCCGCGCCCGTCGGCGCCGAACTGGACGCCCGAGGCTGGGCCACCCGACCGCCGGTGCTGGTCCAGACCGCGCCACTCCCCCTGCCGTCCGCACCGCCCCGTGCCGGCGCCGCCGCGGTGGAGCTGGCGACCGCGCCGAGCGACGAGTGGCTTTCGGTGGCGGCCGGACGCAAGGGCGGCCTCCCGGACGCCGCGCGCCACGTGCTCACCGCCGTGGACGAGGTTCGCTTCGCGCACGCGTACGCCGACGGAACGCTGATCGGAATCGGCCGGGGCACCGTGACCGGGTCGGGGCGCTGGCTGGGGCTGAGCCTCATCGAGGTGCTGCCGCCGGCCCGCCGGCAGGGTCTGGCCGCCCGGATGATCCGGGCGCTGGCCGACTGGGGCGTGGCGACCGGGGCGACCCGCGCTTTCCTCCAGGTCGAACAGAGCAACACCGGCGCGGTAGCCCTCTACCAGGGCCTCGGGTTCACCACCCACCACACCTACCTGACCCGCGCCGCCCCCCGCTGA
- the fdxA gene encoding ferredoxin, with protein MTYIIAEPCVDVLDKACIEECPVDCIYEGNRMLYIHPDECVDCGACEPVCPVEAIFYEDDVPEQWKDYTGANYEFFEDLGSPGGASKIGKVEKDAAFVAAQPPRGEGH; from the coding sequence GTGACCTACATCATCGCCGAGCCGTGCGTGGATGTGCTCGACAAGGCATGCATCGAGGAGTGCCCGGTCGACTGCATTTACGAGGGCAACCGGATGCTCTACATCCACCCCGACGAGTGCGTCGACTGTGGTGCCTGTGAGCCCGTGTGCCCGGTCGAGGCGATCTTCTACGAGGACGACGTCCCGGAGCAGTGGAAGGACTACACCGGCGCCAACTACGAGTTCTTCGAGGACCTGGGCTCGCCCGGTGGCGCCTCGAAGATCGGCAAGGTGGAGAAGGACGCGGCGTTCGTCGCCGCCCAGCCGCCGCGCGGTGAGGGCCACTGA
- the dapC gene encoding succinyldiaminopimelate transaminase, which yields MNRPEPVSARLPEFTWDTLDAAATLAAAHPEGLINLSMGTPVDPVPEVIRQALADASDAPGYPLTAGTPALRAAISAWVARACGAGVDGLGVLPSIGSKELVAWLPTLLGVGPGDVVVVPSIAYPTYEDGARLAGATVVRADSLTAVGPTSRVRLVWVNSPGNPTGRVLPATHLRKVVDWARERGAVVASDECYLPLGWSAEPVSVLSPEVSGGSYEGVLALHSLSKRSNLAGYRAGFVAGDPALVAELLKVRKHAGMIVPAPVQAAMVAALQDERHADEQRERYRARREALHAAFTAAGFTIEDSEAGLYLWMTRGEDCWKTVDWLARRGILVAAGAFYGPAGGQHVRVALTESDEHVAAVAGRLAQP from the coding sequence CTGAACCGGCCCGAGCCGGTCTCGGCACGTCTGCCCGAGTTCACCTGGGACACCCTGGACGCCGCGGCCACCCTGGCCGCGGCGCACCCGGAGGGCCTGATCAACCTCTCCATGGGCACGCCGGTCGACCCGGTGCCCGAGGTGATCCGGCAGGCGCTCGCTGACGCGTCCGACGCCCCCGGCTATCCGCTCACCGCCGGCACTCCCGCCCTGCGGGCGGCGATCAGCGCCTGGGTCGCCCGGGCGTGCGGCGCCGGGGTCGACGGTCTCGGCGTGCTGCCGAGCATCGGCTCGAAGGAGTTGGTCGCCTGGCTGCCCACGCTGCTCGGCGTCGGCCCGGGCGACGTGGTGGTCGTGCCGTCGATCGCCTACCCGACCTACGAGGACGGTGCCCGACTGGCCGGCGCCACCGTCGTCCGCGCCGACTCGCTGACCGCGGTCGGCCCGACCTCACGGGTCCGGCTGGTCTGGGTCAACTCGCCCGGCAACCCGACCGGTCGGGTGCTGCCCGCGACCCACCTGCGCAAGGTGGTCGACTGGGCCCGGGAACGCGGCGCCGTGGTCGCCAGCGACGAGTGCTACCTGCCACTCGGCTGGTCCGCCGAGCCCGTGTCGGTGCTCTCGCCGGAGGTGTCCGGCGGCTCGTACGAGGGCGTGCTCGCCCTGCACTCGCTCTCCAAGCGCTCCAACCTCGCCGGCTACCGGGCCGGGTTCGTCGCCGGTGACCCCGCGCTCGTGGCCGAGCTGCTGAAGGTGCGCAAGCACGCCGGCATGATCGTGCCCGCCCCGGTGCAGGCGGCGATGGTCGCGGCGCTCCAGGACGAACGACACGCCGACGAGCAGCGGGAGCGTTACCGGGCGCGCCGGGAGGCGCTCCACGCCGCGTTCACCGCGGCCGGGTTCACGATCGAGGACTCCGAGGCCGGACTCTACCTGTGGATGACTCGCGGTGAGGACTGCTGGAAGACGGTCGACTGGCTGGCCCGGCGTGGCATCCTGGTCGCCGCCGGAGCGTTCTACGGCCCGGCCGGCGGCCAGCA